A single Corynebacterium resistens DSM 45100 DNA region contains:
- a CDS encoding rhomboid family intramembrane serine protease yields the protein MVFDPGAVKAYGQWYRIFTATFVHLDVGHLLLNLLLISLIGREVERAYGWRVVLALIIACSIGGALFIWWMQPLTAVGGASTFGYGLFAMLILLSTARGQGLAGPAVLLGVNLVYSVMMTSVSLWGHIGGLAGGAVVALALRARGVQPRIYWG from the coding sequence ATGGTGTTCGACCCTGGTGCGGTGAAGGCCTATGGGCAGTGGTACCGCATTTTCACCGCGACTTTCGTGCACCTAGACGTAGGGCACTTGCTGCTCAACTTGCTGCTGATCAGCTTGATTGGACGCGAGGTGGAGCGAGCTTATGGATGGCGCGTGGTGCTGGCACTCATCATCGCCTGCTCGATCGGCGGCGCATTGTTCATCTGGTGGATGCAACCCTTAACCGCTGTGGGCGGTGCATCGACCTTCGGATATGGCCTGTTTGCGATGCTTATTTTGCTCTCCACCGCGAGGGGGCAGGGACTGGCGGGCCCTGCCGTCCTTCTCGGGGTCAACTTGGTCTATAGCGTGATGATGACCAGCGTTTCGCTGTGGGGGCACATAGGGGGCCTCGCGGGAGGGGCAGTCGTGGCCTTAGCCCTGCGGGCTAGGGGAGTGCAGCCACGGATCTATTGGGGTTAA
- the crgA gene encoding cell division protein CrgA: protein MPKSKVNTGSENYSAPTNSAERRTPVKLNASGTPRWYVVLMLGLMILGLLWLVVNYIAGDKIPFMSALNAWNYLIGFALMIIGLLMTMGWK, encoded by the coding sequence ATGCCGAAGTCAAAGGTCAATACCGGTAGCGAGAACTATTCGGCTCCAACGAATTCAGCGGAGCGCCGCACTCCGGTGAAGCTCAACGCATCCGGTACCCCACGCTGGTACGTGGTGTTGATGCTGGGCCTGATGATTCTGGGTCTATTGTGGCTGGTCGTGAACTACATCGCCGGCGACAAGATTCCATTCATGAGTGCGCTCAACGCGTGGAACTACCTAATCGGCTTTGCGCTTATGATCATTGGTCTGTTGATGACCATGGGCTGGAAGTAA
- a CDS encoding anthranilate synthase component II — MRILVIDNFDSFVYNLVQYIGQLGFTDEECIVWRNNAPELGTSTDELRDALSLFDAILVSPGPGEPRAAGRTLEVIELAAELRKPLFGVCLGHQAIGQHFGAKVVRAEELFHGKTSPVTHDGTGVLRDIPSPFRVTRYHSLTVDPATVPDDLIITAHSDSGMIMAMRHRELPIHSVQFHPESVMTQYGHRMLANWLAEVEGAAIDETHVERLVRDQLQVTGAISAESHML, encoded by the coding sequence ATGCGCATCCTCGTCATCGATAACTTCGATAGCTTCGTCTACAACTTGGTGCAGTACATCGGCCAGCTTGGTTTCACGGACGAGGAATGCATCGTCTGGCGCAATAATGCCCCGGAACTTGGTACCTCCACCGATGAACTGCGGGATGCCCTTTCTTTGTTTGACGCCATCCTCGTCTCCCCCGGCCCCGGTGAACCTAGGGCAGCGGGACGCACGTTAGAGGTCATTGAGCTAGCCGCTGAGTTGCGCAAACCACTGTTCGGCGTGTGTCTCGGACACCAAGCCATTGGGCAACACTTTGGCGCCAAAGTCGTTCGGGCCGAGGAATTGTTCCACGGTAAGACTTCGCCGGTAACCCATGATGGTACCGGCGTATTACGCGATATCCCCAGCCCGTTCCGCGTGACGCGCTACCACTCGCTCACGGTAGATCCGGCGACGGTCCCCGACGACCTCATCATCACTGCGCATTCGGATTCTGGGATGATCATGGCGATGCGGCACCGTGAGCTACCAATCCATAGCGTGCAGTTTCATCCCGAATCGGTGATGACGCAGTACGGGCACCGCATGTTGGCGAACTGGCTGGCGGAAGTCGAAGGTGCCGCAATCGACGAGACGCATGTCGAGCGTCTCGTCAGGGACCAGCTGCAGGTCACCGGCGCTATCAGCGCTGAATCCCACATGCTGTAG
- the pknB gene encoding Stk1 family PASTA domain-containing Ser/Thr kinase, whose amino-acid sequence MGTTLGGRYRLGAKIGTGGMSDVYAATDELLGRDVAVKMMRPDLARDLTFLERFRREAQNAAKLNHPAIVAVYDTGQTPEEDGSVPYIVMERVNGETLRDIMRDEGKMRLTDAAKVMSSVCEALHFSHEAGIIHRDIKPANIMITNTGAVKVMDFGIARALSDSSAAMTQTAAVIGTAQYLSPEQARGKSADSRSDIYAAGCVFFELATGQPPFQGESPFSVAFQHVQDDPIAPSSVPGMHLSKREALSLDSIVLTAMAKSPSDRYDDAQQMATDLRRLSEDQLPLVAQTYAEEDTSTSVMPAAGAGTAGAAAAGAAGAAMGAGAANAANQGPHGAGQPNYYDAQPNGYDGYDGGPYNDASYSGNDDYDHYDDGQYEDYDDGYDGYYEEEPRRGFWKPALITLLTLGLLGGVGYGGYRFLSDRNQQSSASAPQPKVKVPDVKNLSRQDAEARLHDAGFEVRVTEATHPEIPRGNAITTQPGPNSTVPDGTAITLVISSGREITDTPDLTGMTTAEASKALEKAKLKLNPNVKEEASDDVPAGQVISQNPAQGSQVSVGTKVTITVSTGQEKVRVPVVTGQDSDTARKNLESAGFKVEETPIDSMEEEGKVLSASNEGSEVKKGTTIKLEVSKGNMFRMPSLQGKKYSQVLSTLQQAGWRGSPSDVKRRNVKTPELVRQDEVATQSIHAGDVVKRDTSVEVGVYVFDLLP is encoded by the coding sequence ATCGGCACCACCCTAGGCGGCCGCTACCGCTTGGGGGCCAAGATCGGCACCGGTGGTATGTCCGACGTCTACGCAGCGACCGATGAACTGCTGGGCAGAGACGTGGCTGTGAAGATGATGCGCCCCGATTTGGCGCGGGATCTAACGTTCCTCGAGCGCTTCCGTCGCGAAGCCCAGAATGCGGCGAAGCTCAACCACCCCGCCATCGTGGCGGTATATGACACGGGCCAGACCCCCGAAGAAGATGGATCTGTTCCTTACATAGTCATGGAACGCGTTAACGGGGAAACCCTGCGCGATATCATGCGCGACGAAGGAAAAATGCGGTTGACGGATGCCGCCAAGGTGATGTCCTCCGTTTGTGAAGCTCTCCACTTTAGCCACGAAGCGGGCATTATTCACCGCGACATAAAGCCAGCCAACATCATGATCACCAACACTGGGGCTGTGAAGGTGATGGATTTCGGAATCGCCCGCGCACTAAGCGATTCTTCGGCTGCTATGACGCAAACCGCCGCCGTGATTGGCACCGCTCAATATTTGTCCCCTGAACAGGCTCGCGGGAAATCTGCCGATTCCCGTTCCGACATCTACGCCGCGGGCTGTGTCTTCTTCGAACTCGCTACCGGTCAGCCTCCTTTCCAAGGTGAATCTCCATTCTCTGTAGCCTTCCAGCACGTTCAAGATGACCCCATAGCACCAAGCTCCGTGCCGGGAATGCATCTTTCCAAGCGCGAAGCGCTCTCATTGGATTCCATTGTGCTGACAGCAATGGCAAAATCCCCCTCCGATCGTTATGACGATGCGCAGCAAATGGCTACCGATTTGCGTCGCCTTTCGGAAGACCAGCTGCCGTTGGTGGCCCAAACTTACGCGGAGGAAGATACGAGTACCTCCGTCATGCCCGCGGCTGGTGCAGGAACCGCCGGTGCAGCTGCTGCAGGAGCTGCTGGCGCCGCCATGGGCGCTGGTGCAGCTAACGCCGCAAATCAGGGTCCGCATGGCGCCGGCCAACCAAACTACTATGACGCCCAGCCGAATGGCTACGACGGCTACGACGGCGGACCCTACAATGACGCCAGCTACAGTGGCAACGACGATTACGACCACTACGACGATGGTCAATACGAAGATTACGACGATGGATACGACGGCTACTACGAAGAAGAGCCCCGTCGTGGTTTTTGGAAGCCCGCTCTAATTACTCTTTTGACTTTGGGCCTCCTCGGTGGCGTGGGATACGGTGGCTACCGCTTCCTAAGCGATCGCAACCAGCAGTCTTCGGCCTCGGCACCCCAACCGAAAGTCAAAGTTCCAGATGTTAAGAACTTGAGCCGCCAGGATGCCGAAGCCCGGCTGCATGATGCCGGCTTTGAGGTGCGCGTAACAGAAGCCACGCACCCAGAAATCCCGCGCGGTAATGCCATCACCACCCAACCAGGACCAAATTCAACTGTGCCAGATGGCACTGCAATTACTTTGGTGATTTCCTCCGGTCGAGAGATCACCGACACCCCGGATCTCACTGGTATGACGACCGCGGAGGCAAGCAAGGCGCTGGAAAAGGCGAAACTCAAGCTGAATCCGAATGTGAAGGAAGAAGCCAGCGATGACGTTCCTGCTGGCCAAGTGATCAGCCAAAACCCTGCCCAAGGGTCACAGGTCTCCGTAGGAACAAAGGTCACCATCACGGTTTCTACAGGTCAAGAAAAGGTACGTGTACCTGTCGTGACCGGTCAAGATTCCGATACCGCTCGCAAGAACCTCGAATCCGCTGGATTTAAGGTGGAGGAAACCCCGATCGATTCGATGGAGGAAGAAGGCAAGGTTCTTTCTGCTTCCAACGAGGGCTCAGAGGTGAAGAAGGGCACCACGATCAAGCTCGAGGTTTCGAAGGGCAACATGTTCCGCATGCCGAGCCTGCAGGGTAAGAAGTACTCTCAAGTGCTTTCTACCTTGCAGCAGGCTGGATGGCGCGGCTCGCCTTCCGATGTGAAGCGTAGGAATGTCAAAACCCCAGAACTGGTTCGTCAGGATGAGGTAGCCACCCAATCCATCCATGCCGGCGACGTTGTAAAGCGCGATACCAGCGTTGAAGTTGGAGTTTACGTCTTCGACCTCCTGCCCTAG
- a CDS encoding serine/threonine-protein kinase, whose amino-acid sequence MTHSDTPRNNGPTGRDVPDLDKDLQPDRTDFDRVQDMLGPRYQLNWIIGRGGMSTVWLARDTEAQRDVAVKILKPEYTENEEFRTRFRNEASAAEQLNSPNVVATYDYGEVRDRGAVFCYIIMEYVSGESLADVLTRERVLPESLVLDIMAQTARGLQAIHATGMVHRDIKPGNLLITSDGVVKVTDLGIAKAAAAVPLTRTGMVVGTAQYVSPEQAQGNSVGPASDIYSLGVVGYEILAGERPFAGESTVSVAIKHISEDPRPLPETVGQNMRELIGICLRKNPDARYADGEELAAATVLVSEGQRPPQPHRVPAVEDFGDHPLTEQLGAVAHGPGTRVPPMQGPAMDAAGPQNSPVASRRHPGPNNSQSPQGFAAAGTKGGRPANTSNQRPVRQKSGKAPVVILGLLAALAVGVAGYLLVNNSDDKAPGTQTRTITSRVTPPGNSEGNSQPNDSQPGLPENGSNQGDNWFGRNRGDNNNERPTDTTAPGQDGDSQQPTSQPENSEPTRAPGSPSQPGEGENSNAPGNQSNSNGVQNGNGNSGNGNQGNSNPRTGGGIGGNTQANGGGNPNPGTDSTSGEGNTNSPGGVRETGQLADHANTPHQVQPTATVAKGTDAFGQQAPPVQMMQFI is encoded by the coding sequence ATGACTCACTCAGATACCCCACGTAACAACGGACCCACAGGGCGCGATGTCCCCGATCTGGATAAGGACTTGCAACCGGATCGCACAGACTTCGATCGTGTGCAGGACATGCTGGGCCCCCGCTACCAGCTCAATTGGATCATCGGTCGTGGCGGAATGTCGACCGTGTGGTTGGCGCGGGATACCGAAGCTCAGCGCGATGTTGCGGTGAAGATCCTGAAGCCGGAATACACGGAGAACGAGGAGTTCCGCACACGCTTCCGCAACGAAGCTAGCGCTGCCGAGCAACTCAATAGCCCCAATGTTGTAGCCACTTATGACTACGGAGAAGTACGCGACCGCGGGGCCGTGTTCTGCTACATCATCATGGAGTACGTCAGTGGTGAATCCCTAGCGGATGTCCTCACGCGCGAACGGGTCCTGCCCGAGTCCCTCGTTTTGGACATCATGGCGCAGACTGCGCGCGGGCTGCAGGCAATTCATGCCACTGGAATGGTGCACCGTGATATCAAACCGGGCAATCTGCTCATCACTTCTGACGGAGTAGTGAAGGTAACCGATTTAGGTATTGCGAAGGCAGCCGCAGCCGTACCTTTGACCCGGACCGGCATGGTGGTAGGCACCGCCCAGTACGTTTCCCCTGAGCAAGCGCAGGGTAATTCAGTTGGCCCAGCTTCCGATATCTACTCCTTAGGCGTGGTTGGCTACGAGATTTTGGCTGGTGAACGCCCCTTTGCCGGAGAATCCACCGTTTCTGTGGCGATCAAACACATCTCTGAAGACCCCCGCCCCTTGCCGGAAACGGTGGGCCAGAACATGCGTGAGCTCATCGGGATCTGCTTGCGTAAGAACCCTGATGCGCGTTATGCCGATGGCGAGGAGCTTGCCGCTGCTACTGTCCTTGTGTCTGAGGGGCAGCGCCCACCTCAGCCACACCGAGTGCCTGCCGTCGAAGATTTCGGTGACCATCCACTCACCGAACAATTGGGCGCCGTCGCCCACGGTCCCGGCACTCGTGTCCCACCGATGCAAGGCCCGGCCATGGACGCTGCGGGCCCACAGAACTCTCCTGTTGCTTCTCGACGCCACCCCGGCCCCAACAACTCCCAATCTCCACAGGGTTTCGCGGCAGCTGGGACTAAAGGTGGTCGACCTGCAAACACCAGTAATCAGCGACCAGTTCGTCAAAAGAGCGGAAAGGCTCCTGTAGTCATCTTGGGTCTGTTGGCTGCTCTCGCTGTTGGTGTAGCTGGGTACCTGCTTGTCAATAACAGCGATGACAAAGCACCCGGGACTCAAACTCGCACCATCACCAGCCGGGTGACACCACCAGGCAATTCCGAGGGCAACTCCCAACCGAATGATTCGCAACCCGGATTGCCGGAAAACGGTAGCAACCAGGGCGACAACTGGTTCGGTAGGAACCGAGGGGATAACAATAACGAACGCCCAACGGATACGACGGCACCAGGGCAAGATGGTGACAGTCAGCAACCAACTTCACAGCCTGAGAACTCTGAACCCACTCGGGCTCCTGGTTCACCTTCTCAGCCAGGTGAGGGGGAAAACAGTAATGCCCCTGGTAATCAGAGCAATTCCAACGGCGTTCAGAACGGTAATGGCAATTCGGGCAACGGCAACCAAGGAAACTCCAACCCGCGAACTGGAGGTGGCATCGGAGGCAACACACAGGCTAATGGCGGCGGTAACCCCAACCCTGGCACTGATAGCACTTCCGGAGAAGGCAACACGAATTCCCCAGGTGGAGTTAGGGAGACAGGACAACTAGCCGATCATGCCAATACACCGCATCAAGTCCAGCCCACTGCAACCGTCGCGAAGGGAACCGATGCCTTTGGGCAACAGGCCCCTCCTGTTCAAATGATGCAATTCATTTAG
- a CDS encoding penicillin-binding transpeptidase domain-containing protein, producing the protein MNRSIRAVTIFAALLVVALIANLTYIHAFQHEKFAENPRNARQYLKSKSQERGQITAGGQVLANSKADEDGYYHRYYPTNPAQYGSVIGYFSDRFGASGLEASQNSILTGEDDSLFARRTWDTLTGKEFKGANVDLTLLPNVQKVAYEQLASRGYSGSVVALRPSNGEILAMSSTPSFNPSEIVTDNPKQAEANFSQLSSSDGSPLLNRSTQQTQPPGSTFKVVTTTAALMAGDDENTSVTGANQITLPGTNTTLENYGGATCGAGGQVTLMEAFRRSCNTAFVDLSTRHGADAMRKAAKAYGIGENMEDVGLGVQKSTLGDIPDDAALSQTSIGQRDVALTPLQNAVIAATVANGGKRMEPHLIKKITGSDLKTLKTTKPKKAGDAMPKKTADQLTKMMLQAELYAGGQDSTIASKTGTAEHGEDSRNSKPHAWYIAFSTDADVAVAVLVENGGDRGQAATGGSIAGPIGRAVINAAKQELK; encoded by the coding sequence ATGAACCGCTCCATTCGAGCCGTAACGATTTTCGCGGCTTTGCTAGTAGTGGCGCTGATTGCGAACCTGACATATATTCATGCTTTTCAGCATGAGAAGTTCGCAGAAAACCCACGAAATGCGCGGCAATACCTCAAGTCGAAATCACAAGAGCGCGGGCAGATCACAGCGGGGGGCCAAGTGCTGGCGAACTCCAAAGCGGATGAGGACGGGTACTACCACCGCTACTACCCCACCAATCCCGCACAATATGGATCCGTTATCGGGTACTTCTCCGACCGTTTCGGCGCTTCCGGTTTGGAAGCCAGCCAGAACTCGATTCTCACCGGTGAAGATGATTCACTGTTCGCTCGGCGCACCTGGGATACGCTTACGGGCAAAGAGTTCAAGGGGGCGAACGTGGATCTCACCCTGCTGCCCAATGTGCAAAAAGTGGCGTACGAGCAGTTGGCGAGCCGGGGCTACTCCGGATCTGTGGTGGCGCTACGCCCCAGCAATGGCGAGATTTTGGCGATGTCCAGCACCCCGAGCTTTAACCCCTCAGAGATCGTGACGGACAATCCCAAACAGGCGGAGGCCAACTTCAGCCAGCTATCCAGCAGCGATGGCTCCCCCTTGCTGAACCGTTCCACGCAACAAACCCAGCCACCAGGTTCCACTTTCAAGGTCGTGACAACCACCGCGGCTCTGATGGCCGGCGATGACGAAAACACCTCCGTCACAGGAGCCAATCAGATCACGCTGCCCGGCACGAATACCACTTTGGAAAACTATGGTGGCGCCACCTGCGGTGCCGGTGGGCAAGTGACATTGATGGAGGCGTTCCGCCGATCCTGTAATACAGCGTTCGTCGATCTTTCCACCCGTCACGGAGCCGACGCGATGCGCAAGGCCGCGAAAGCCTACGGCATCGGTGAGAACATGGAGGATGTCGGCCTCGGTGTACAAAAATCCACGCTGGGTGACATTCCCGATGATGCCGCGTTGAGCCAAACCTCCATTGGCCAGCGCGATGTGGCTTTAACACCATTGCAAAACGCGGTTATCGCTGCCACGGTCGCCAATGGTGGTAAGCGCATGGAGCCCCACTTGATCAAGAAGATCACGGGATCCGATCTGAAGACTTTAAAGACGACGAAGCCGAAGAAGGCTGGCGACGCCATGCCGAAGAAAACGGCTGACCAGCTAACAAAGATGATGCTACAAGCCGAGCTCTACGCCGGCGGGCAGGACAGTACCATCGCTTCCAAGACCGGTACCGCAGAGCACGGCGAGGATTCCCGTAATTCCAAACCGCACGCGTGGTACATTGCTTTTTCCACAGATGCGGATGTGGCGGTGGCCGTACTGGTAGAAAATGGTGGTGACCGTGGCCAAGCAGCAACCGGTGGATCGATTGCTGGCCCAATCGGCCGTGCAGTAATTAACGCGGCCAAGCAGGAGCTGAAGTAA
- a CDS encoding FtsW/RodA/SpoVE family cell cycle protein, with translation MKLFSRRLEAGLLVLAALVLMIAIVALELSQGNEIGSDIFMLVGGFFLVFLVAHAIICWIAPHSDQIMLPIAALLNGIGLVMIYRLDLARESNLAKSQIMWTVIGVAMMCAVLIFLRDHRRLQNYSYLMGLAGLILLALPIVWPTSLNADANVWISIGPFSIQPGEFSKILLLLFFATLLVNKRRLFNVAGKSFLGLQFPRLRDLSPLLLVWGVALVIMAAMNDFGPALLLFGTVLGMLYIATNRSSWLVLGLGLAAVGAVAVYQISAKIQSRVANFVDPIGNYDDKGFQLAQALFGMSFGGVTGTGLGSGYPYQIPVAHSDFILAAIGEELGLIGLAAVLILYAVFVSRGFTTAMTVKDSYGKLVAAGLSLTIAVQIFVVTGGISRLLPMTGLTTPFLAHGGSSLLANYILLAIILRISDAAFSPERARTGASIASEDKAAPAELEPYADATGHQPVVGAWRHNEEMPDNAQWNGGYQR, from the coding sequence ATGAAGCTGTTTTCCCGTCGGCTGGAAGCCGGCCTGCTGGTACTTGCAGCACTCGTCTTAATGATCGCGATTGTTGCGCTGGAACTATCCCAAGGCAATGAGATAGGCTCCGATATCTTCATGCTGGTGGGCGGGTTCTTCCTCGTTTTCCTCGTCGCCCACGCCATCATCTGCTGGATTGCCCCGCATTCCGATCAAATCATGTTGCCCATTGCCGCACTACTCAACGGCATAGGGCTGGTGATGATCTATCGTCTTGACCTTGCCCGCGAATCAAACTTGGCGAAGTCGCAGATCATGTGGACCGTCATCGGTGTAGCAATGATGTGCGCTGTGCTGATTTTCCTGCGGGACCACCGGCGACTGCAGAACTATTCCTACCTCATGGGATTGGCGGGGCTCATCCTGCTGGCCCTGCCCATCGTATGGCCCACGAGTTTGAATGCCGATGCCAACGTGTGGATTAGCATCGGGCCCTTTTCCATCCAACCCGGCGAGTTCTCCAAGATTCTGCTGCTGCTCTTTTTCGCCACGCTGCTGGTGAACAAGCGCCGACTATTCAACGTTGCCGGAAAATCTTTCCTCGGTTTGCAATTCCCTCGCCTGCGCGACCTCAGCCCCCTGCTGCTGGTGTGGGGTGTGGCGCTGGTAATCATGGCTGCGATGAATGACTTCGGCCCAGCGCTCCTACTTTTCGGCACGGTCCTGGGCATGTTGTATATCGCGACCAATCGCTCGTCCTGGCTCGTCCTTGGTCTGGGGCTTGCCGCAGTCGGCGCGGTTGCCGTCTACCAAATATCTGCGAAGATCCAATCCCGAGTGGCCAACTTTGTGGACCCGATCGGGAACTACGATGACAAAGGCTTTCAGCTCGCCCAAGCCCTATTCGGCATGTCCTTCGGTGGCGTGACTGGCACCGGCTTGGGATCTGGCTACCCCTACCAAATCCCCGTCGCGCACTCAGATTTCATCCTCGCAGCAATCGGTGAGGAACTTGGCTTGATCGGCCTCGCCGCGGTTCTCATTCTCTATGCTGTGTTCGTTTCTCGCGGCTTCACCACTGCCATGACCGTGAAGGATTCCTATGGCAAGCTCGTTGCCGCGGGCTTATCCCTGACTATTGCAGTGCAGATTTTCGTCGTCACCGGCGGCATTTCGCGCCTACTCCCGATGACTGGTCTAACCACCCCTTTCTTGGCCCACGGTGGCTCCTCGTTGCTGGCGAACTACATCTTGCTGGCCATTATTCTGCGGATTTCCGACGCCGCCTTCTCCCCCGAACGCGCCCGGACTGGTGCTTCTATCGCATCCGAGGACAAGGCAGCCCCGGCGGAGTTGGAACCATACGCTGATGCGACGGGCCACCAACCGGTGGTGGGAGCGTGGCGTCACAATGAAGAAATGCCAGACAATGCCCAGTGGAACGGGGGTTACCAACGATGA
- a CDS encoding PP2C family protein-serine/threonine phosphatase has protein sequence MTSSSSAPRTLNFAACSDRGLVRSNNEDSAYAGPRLLALADGMGGHAAGEVASQFLIDALRPLDSPLIDDPRNRERLGTLLATAMEDGNSQIAAHVEENPTLEGMGCTLSALLFRDDHVCVCHVGDSRGYLLRDGELTQITKDDTFVQSLVDEGKLAAEDVSSHPQRSLILKALNGRPVEPTIENRTTQIGDRYLLCSDGLSDPVSFDTIREILSVDTPKKAARRLVEMALRGGGPDNVTVVVADVVEFDPETNKAVDENIKLPGSEVVTGAIAGETEEMPRPNSPASRAAGVQVVNAKPVSGASTKKSKPDPSEARVQAKQKTKRFPLIPVLAVVLVLALLTIGGIMGYNKIRENYYVAEDGDQIVVNNGTDTTVLGISLKNRYHDVCLDEEATVRLLPANSDDPCHRFSPSDLTPAARGVLSSLPEGSYDDVSQQVQRLAEQTLPVCVKRGSGKQTPEANASSPAEKNKSTETEKAEKTKKQGEDDNRRESERTTANNKNAENSDLTTPGVSCREVK, from the coding sequence ATGACCAGTAGCTCCTCTGCTCCCCGTACGCTGAACTTCGCGGCTTGCTCCGACCGGGGCTTGGTGCGAAGCAATAACGAGGACTCCGCGTACGCTGGTCCCCGCCTGCTCGCCCTCGCCGATGGCATGGGTGGTCATGCTGCCGGTGAAGTTGCTTCGCAATTCCTTATTGATGCGCTGCGCCCATTGGATTCCCCGTTGATCGATGATCCACGCAACCGGGAACGATTGGGCACACTTCTAGCCACCGCCATGGAAGATGGCAACAGCCAGATCGCCGCGCATGTGGAAGAAAACCCCACGTTGGAGGGCATGGGTTGCACGCTTTCCGCATTGCTTTTCCGCGATGATCACGTATGTGTCTGCCACGTTGGCGATTCCCGGGGATACCTATTACGCGATGGTGAGCTAACCCAGATCACCAAAGACGATACTTTCGTGCAGTCCCTCGTGGACGAAGGAAAGCTTGCCGCGGAGGATGTCAGCAGCCATCCGCAGCGCTCGCTGATCCTCAAAGCACTCAATGGCCGCCCTGTCGAACCAACTATTGAAAACCGAACCACACAGATTGGTGATCGCTACCTTTTGTGTTCGGACGGCCTTTCCGATCCGGTGAGTTTCGATACGATCCGCGAAATCCTGTCAGTTGATACCCCGAAGAAGGCGGCTCGCAGGCTGGTGGAGATGGCTCTGCGCGGTGGCGGGCCGGATAATGTCACGGTAGTCGTTGCCGACGTGGTCGAATTTGACCCGGAGACCAATAAGGCCGTAGACGAAAACATTAAGCTGCCCGGATCCGAGGTAGTTACGGGCGCCATCGCTGGCGAAACCGAAGAAATGCCGCGCCCCAATTCCCCTGCTTCACGGGCAGCCGGTGTGCAAGTAGTAAACGCGAAACCGGTCAGCGGGGCGTCGACAAAAAAATCCAAGCCTGACCCCTCCGAAGCGCGGGTCCAGGCGAAGCAGAAGACCAAGCGCTTCCCCCTCATTCCAGTCCTCGCCGTAGTACTGGTTTTAGCGCTGTTAACCATCGGCGGGATCATGGGGTACAACAAAATCCGCGAGAACTACTACGTCGCTGAAGATGGTGATCAGATCGTAGTGAATAATGGCACCGACACCACAGTCCTCGGCATCTCACTAAAAAACCGTTACCACGATGTGTGCCTCGACGAGGAAGCTACCGTGCGGCTGCTTCCCGCGAACTCCGACGATCCTTGCCACCGCTTCAGCCCCTCCGACCTCACTCCAGCTGCACGGGGAGTGCTCTCCAGCCTGCCGGAAGGCAGTTATGATGACGTTTCACAGCAGGTGCAGCGCCTGGCCGAGCAGACTCTCCCCGTATGCGTAAAGCGAGGCTCTGGGAAGCAAACCCCTGAGGCTAACGCCAGCTCTCCGGCAGAGAAAAACAAGTCCACAGAAACCGAGAAGGCAGAGAAAACAAAGAAACAAGGCGAAGACGACAACCGCCGCGAAAGCGAAAGAACTACGGCAAACAACAAGAATGCCGAGAACTCCGACCTGACCACCCCTGGTGTGTCCTGCCGCGAGGTGAAGTAA
- a CDS encoding FHA domain-containing protein FhaB/FipA, protein MQTTLLLLAKVVLLVLLWFFIWMSIRALRKEANRASGLQMGAGINPVAAAPALAGGGMSGETPGPSGGRGFRRAKAPSSLTLISGPLTGTFLNLQGYDEVTLGRSQNCTLVLEDDFASGHHARLLRRGSDWFIEDLDSRNGTWLNNQRIDQLERLSAGAEVRIGQTNVRMEA, encoded by the coding sequence GTGCAGACTACCCTGCTTCTCCTAGCCAAGGTCGTTCTGCTTGTCCTGCTGTGGTTTTTCATCTGGATGAGCATTCGCGCTTTGCGCAAGGAGGCTAACCGTGCTTCCGGCCTGCAAATGGGTGCTGGCATTAACCCCGTCGCCGCTGCACCAGCGTTGGCCGGTGGCGGGATGAGCGGGGAAACGCCTGGTCCAAGCGGTGGCCGTGGATTTCGGCGCGCCAAAGCTCCGTCATCCCTGACACTCATTTCCGGGCCTCTCACCGGGACTTTTTTGAATCTGCAGGGTTACGACGAAGTGACTTTGGGCCGCTCCCAAAACTGCACCCTCGTCTTGGAAGACGACTTTGCATCCGGTCACCACGCGCGGTTACTTCGCCGTGGTTCGGATTGGTTCATTGAAGACCTCGATTCTCGTAATGGAACGTGGCTCAACAATCAACGCATCGATCAACTTGAACGTCTCAGTGCAGGCGCCGAAGTTCGTATCGGCCAGACCAACGTGAGGATGGAAGCATGA